TCTGCGCCATCGGTGGATTCGCGCTAAACTCTACTTCGAAATGAATTTGCAAGGCTGCGGCACCGCCCTCGTCACCCCTTTTCGTTCCGACGGCACTCTCGATGAGCCCGCTCTTCGCGCGCACATTCACTGGCAGATCGCCTGTGGCGTCTCACTGCTTGTTCCGTGCGGGACCACTGGCGAAGCCGCGACCCTGACCGAGCCCGAGTGGCTGCGCGTTGTGGAGATCACGGTGGAGGCCGCCAACGGTCGCGTGCCGGTCTTTGCGGGGGCCACGCACAACTCCACGCGCGAGGCGATTCTGCGCGCCAAGCTACTCGGACGGATTCACGGGCTCTCCGGCATCCTGACGGCAAACCCCTACTACAACAAGCCTGGGCAGGAGGGCCAATACCAGCACTTCCGCGCGATCGCTGAATCCGTGCACCTTCCGATCCTGCTTTACAACATCCCCGGCCGCACCGGCGCAAATCTGGAGCCGGCCACAGTTCTACGGCTCGCCGAGATTCCCAACATCATCGGCATCAAGGAATCCAGCGGCAATATGGTGCAGATTACGGAGTTGCTGACCCAGGTGCCGCGCGCTTTCCAGGTGCTCTCCGGCGATGACGCACTGGCGTTGCCGACGCTGGCTGTCGGCGGTTGCGGGCTCATCTCCGTCGCATCGAACGCCATTCCACAGCAGATGTCGCAGATGATCAACGCCGCGCTGAACGATAACTGGATCTCGGCTCGCCGGATTAATCGTCATTACTTCCAGCTGCTCCAAGCCAACTTCTGCGAGCCAAGTCCAGCGCCGATCAAGGCTGTGATGTCGCTGCTCGGCCGCGGAAACGAGGAGCTTCGTCTGCCCATGGTTCCCGTGACGGCGCAAACCCGCCGCAAGCTGGAGCGGATCCTTGGCGAACTCGGCCTGCTGACCAACTCGCCGCACGAAAACCTGCGCGTCTTCTAAGTTCGCGATGCTCGCACGCTCTTTATCCCAGATGGCTCTTTGGCTGATGGTCCTTGGCGGCACCGTGGTGGGTCAGACGGCCGATTGGACCGCAGCTCCTGTCGCCAGGCCGCGCTCAGGTCTCGCGCGCCTGCTACCCGGCGAGCGCGACACCGCGATCCGGCTTCTCCGGCCCCAGCTCGGCCCACTGTTTCAGGGAGAGAGCAGCGCAACTGCCGATCGAGCGATTCTCTCGTTCTCCGCGGAACGCATTCGTCTGGGCTCAATGGCGGCACTTGTCGTGCAACCAAACGGCGGCGAGCTCTGCTCCCCAACCGGAAACTGCTCGCTCTGGATTATCGATCTTGCCCGGAACAGGATCATTCTCGACCATGGCGCTGTGCAGGGATTCGGTGTTGTGAAAGCATCAGGTCAGGGCATTCCGAAGATCGTCACTCGCATGCACGGGTCGGCATTTGACTCAGAACAGATCCTCTGGCGATTCAACGGCAGCCGCTACGAGGCCAAAAAGTGCGTGGACATTCAGTTCGATGAGAACGCCACGAACGCGCCACCTGCCACAAAACCCTATCCCTGCTCCGCTGAAGGAAATCGACAGGAATGACGATCGCTGCACCGCACAAAGAACTGCAAGAGGCCATCGAGCACTGGTTCTCCGCCGGATCAGAGGCCATCGGCAACGCGAACGCGATCGGCGCCTTCCGTGAGCTGCGCGATGCGCTCGAGGCCGGCGCGCTTCGCTCGGCGGAGCCGGATGATTCTCAGCCGACCGGCTGGCGCGTGAACCCTTGGGTGAAGCGAGGGATTTTGCTCGGGTTCCGTTTGGGTGCGCTCGAGTCCATGAACGGCCGCGAGACCGCGGGCGATTCCATCCTCAGCTTCGTGGACAAGGCTACCTACCCTGCCCGTCGTTTCGCGCCGAAAGACGGCGTCCGTATCGTGCCGGGCGGCAGTGCTGTGCGTTCCGGCGCGTTCCTCGCCCCTGGTGTCGTCATGATGCCCCCGGCGTACGTCAATGTGGGCGCGTATGTCGATGAAGGCACGATGATCGACTCCCATGCGCTCGTCGGCTCATGCGCGCAGATTGGCAAGCGCGTGCACCTGTCGGCTGCGGCACAGATCGGCGGCGTGCTGGAGCCGGTCAACGCGTCTCCTGTCATCATCGAGGACGACGTCCTAGTCGGCGGAAACACAGGCGTCTATGAGGGCACGATCGTCCGCAGCAAAGCCGTGCTGGCCGCCGGCACCATCCTCACGCGTGGTACCCCGGTCTACGATCTGGCGAACAACACCGTCCTGCGCGCCGCGGCGGACACTCCGCTCATCATCCCGTCGGGTGCTGTCGTCGTTCCCGGCTCGCGCGCCGTCCAGCGTGGGGCTGGGAAGGACCTCGGGCTATCCGTTTACACGCCAATCATCGTCAAGTACCGCGACGAAAAGACCGAACTCTCGACAGCACTCGAAGATATCCTGAGGTAATGGAAACCAAGCGCAGCACATGGAACCGGATGACGTGCGTCTTCGTACCTCTTCTGGAGGCAAATAAGTGATTAAACTGCTCCTTTTCTGCATTCTCCTCGTCGTCTGCTGGCCTGCCGCAATCGTGGCGCTCGTGCTGTACCCCTTGGTCTGGCTGTTGCTGCTTCCCTTCCGGCTGGTGGGTATTGTTGTCCATGGCGTGTTTGAGCTCATCGCAGCCCTCTTCACGCTTCCCGCGCGCGCCATCCGCGCCATCTAAGCAGAGAGCGCACTGCGCTAAACTGAAGATTCATGGCTTCAGACAAGCTGCAAATCATCCCCCTTGGCGGGCTCGGCGAGTTCGGTATGAACTGCCTCGCTCTCCGTTTCGGTGACGACATCATCGTCATCGACGCCGGCCTCATGTTCCCCGAAGAAGAGCTCCTCGGCGTCGACATCGTCGTCCCCGACATCAGCTATCTCGTCGAAAATCGCGCGCTCGTTCGCGGCATCGTGCTCACCCACGGGCACGAGGACCATATAGGCGGCCTGCCCTGGATTCTCTCCGAGCTGAACGTACCCGTCCACGGCACCGAATTCACTCTGGCCTACGTCGAAGGCAAACTCGACGAGCATCGCCTGCTCGATGATGCCGAGCTCATCGAGATGCTTCCCGGCCGTCGCTTCAACCTCGGCGTCTTCACCATTATGCCGATCCGCGTCACGCACTCGCTCGTCGACTGCGTTTCGCTCGCCATCCATACCCCGGCCGGCATCGTGCTCCACACCGGCGACTTCAAAATCGATCTCTCTTCGCCCGACGGCCACCCTTTCGACCTGCAGGCCTTCGCCGACCTCGGCAAGCAGAACGTGCTCTGTCTTCTGCAGGACTCCACCAACGTCGACCGCCCCGGCTTCACGCCCGGCGAGCGCGCCGTCCGGCCTCGCCTCGACGACATCTTCGGAGCCACGCGCAAGAAGCTCTTCTTCTCCTGCTTCTCGTCATCGATTCATCGCATTCGCATCGCGATGGAGCTCGCCGACAAGCACAACCGTAAGGTCGCGCTCATCGGCCGTTCCATCGACAACTCTTCTGAAATCGCGCAGGACCTCGGCTATCTCGACCCGCCACAGGGTCTGCTCATCCATCCGGGACAGATCAAGGAGTACCCCGATCACGAACTTTGCATCCTGATCTCGGGGACGCAGGGTGAGCCCATGAGCTCGCTCTCACGCGCTGCCGTAGACAATCACAAGTTCGCGAAGATCGATGCAGGCGACACGGTCATCCTCAGCTCGCGCATCATCCCCGGCAACGAGAAGGCCATCTATCGCGTCATCGACCACCTCGAGCGCCGCGATGCCCGCGTCATCCATGACGACGGCACCAACGGTTTGATCCACGTCTCCGGCCATGGCTCCCAGGAAGAGCTGCGCATGATGATCAACCTCGTGCGGCCGAAGTTCTTCGTGCCCATCCACGGCGACTACCGTCACCTGAAGCGGCACGCCGAGCTCGCCGCCGCGACCGGCATCCCCGAAAAGATCCTCCTGCTAGAAGACGGCGACGTTCTTGAACTCGATCGCGATGGCGCCGAGAAAACCGGAAAGATCACCACCGGTCGGATCTGCATCGATAACAACTCCACCGCCGACGTCGTCGAAGACACGGTCATTCGCGATCGCAAGCAACTCGGCGGCGACGGCCTCTTTCTCCCCATCATCGCGATCAACAAGCGGACCGGCCAGGTCGAAGGCATGCCTGAAATCTCCACCCGCGGTTTCGCCGCCGATGATCCCGAGCTGCTTCGCAACGCTCGCGACATCGTCGCGCGCACGCTGGAGCAATCCAGCGAAGAAGAACGCCGCGACTATGGCGTTATGAAGGACAAGATCCGCGGCGACCTGAAGCGCTTCATCCAGAAGAACGCCAACCGCCGGCCGCTCATCATGCCCATCATCCTGGAGCTTTAAATTTGACTTGCTACGGTCCGTTCTTCGCCGGCGGTGCCGTCTGCGCGGGCGTCGGCTTTGCAGTCGTCGCCGCCATCTGCTTCATAAAGTCCTGGATCATCTGATTGAACTCAGGCTGCACTTCGCGCATTCTCTGCTGCGTTAGCTCGGTGCTCTTCGTCATCAGCTCCGGCGTCTTTTCCAGCATCTTCTGCCCCACCGGTGATTTGTAGAAGGCGATAATCCCGTCCAGGTCTTCTTCTGTATACGTCGTCGCGTAGAGGTTGATGAAGTCTGGCTCCAACGCCTTCCATCCCAGCCGCTTGTTCACCAGGTCCAGCACGCGCTGCTGAAAATCGGCGACAAGCTTCTTCTGCTCTGGCGTTGCCTGGTCAGCGCCCGGCATAGATTGCGTCATGGTCTGAACCTGCTGCATCACGCTCTTCGTCAGCTGGTCCATTAGCTGATCCATGTGAAGCAGAGTAAAGAGCTCCTCGGCTTTGGCGCGCTTGCTCGCCTCATCCGCTCTCGCGCCGCTGGATGCGACGAACAACACCATCAGCAGTACAACAACAATTCGCCTCATCTCAGCCTCCAATTACGCGGTAAACCCTACTTCTCACGCTCAACCTCTTCCAGCACCGCCTCGCCCGCCAGCGGCTTGCGCGCGAAGTAGTACAAGCTGAAGCCGAGCAGGCCAAAACAGATCACGCTCACCACGTCATGGTGTAGGAAATTATCCGGCGAGAAGTGCGGAAACGTCTTATCGAACGCCTGGAAAGCCACCCCAACCAGCCCCATAATGCCGCCCGACGCGATCAGCCCCGACGCAAACAGGCTTCCCGGCGACACCTCGCTCTCCGCCTCGGTCACCGGCGCGCGGCCGGCCCGCTGAACCGCCAGGTCCGCCAACCACCGCACGAAGCCGCCGCAAAAGATTGCCAGAGTAGTCCCAATCGACAGATAGGCACCCACGGCAAAGGTCAGCGATCGCACGCCCAGCAGCTCCACTCCAATAACCAGAGCGACGCCAAGAAGTACCAACCCCCATGGCAGTTTGCGGCTCAAAATTCCATTGATAACCGTCGCCATCAGCCGTCCTTGCGGCGCCGCGGCCTTCTCGCTGCCGATGCCTTGGGTCCACTGCACCTCGACCTTCTGCGTAGCCGGGTTGTAGAGATATTTGCCGTCTTCGAGCACCGGCGACCCAATCGCGTTCAGCAGGACATAGCTCCGCGGATTCGCCAGATCGCCCACAACAGGTGCGCTGGAAGATGCACTCGCGCGCAGCTTCACCTCATCGCGAGTGAAATAGCCCTGCTGCTGCACACCCTCAGGAAGCGCGCTGAGTGTAAGTTGCTTGGGTTGCGGGATGCGGCTGAAGCTCTCAAATCCCTTGTTCACGAGGTTCAGCGTCACACCGATCACCAGCGTCGACACAATGACCCCGATCATCACCGCGAGCTGCTGCTTCCACGGCGTCGCCCCGATCAGGAACCCGGTCTTCAGATCCTGCGATGTGTCGCCCGCATTCGAGGCCGCGATGCACACGACACCTCC
This is a stretch of genomic DNA from Acidobacteriaceae bacterium. It encodes these proteins:
- the dapA gene encoding 4-hydroxy-tetrahydrodipicolinate synthase, whose amino-acid sequence is MNLQGCGTALVTPFRSDGTLDEPALRAHIHWQIACGVSLLVPCGTTGEAATLTEPEWLRVVEITVEAANGRVPVFAGATHNSTREAILRAKLLGRIHGLSGILTANPYYNKPGQEGQYQHFRAIAESVHLPILLYNIPGRTGANLEPATVLRLAEIPNIIGIKESSGNMVQITELLTQVPRAFQVLSGDDALALPTLAVGGCGLISVASNAIPQQMSQMINAALNDNWISARRINRHYFQLLQANFCEPSPAPIKAVMSLLGRGNEELRLPMVPVTAQTRRKLERILGELGLLTNSPHENLRVF
- a CDS encoding DUF2059 domain-containing protein; the encoded protein is MRRIVVVLLMVLFVASSGARADEASKRAKAEELFTLLHMDQLMDQLTKSVMQQVQTMTQSMPGADQATPEQKKLVADFQQRVLDLVNKRLGWKALEPDFINLYATTYTEEDLDGIIAFYKSPVGQKMLEKTPELMTKSTELTQQRMREVQPEFNQMIQDFMKQMAATTAKPTPAQTAPPAKNGP
- a CDS encoding 2,3,4,5-tetrahydropyridine-2,6-dicarboxylate N-succinyltransferase → MTIAAPHKELQEAIEHWFSAGSEAIGNANAIGAFRELRDALEAGALRSAEPDDSQPTGWRVNPWVKRGILLGFRLGALESMNGRETAGDSILSFVDKATYPARRFAPKDGVRIVPGGSAVRSGAFLAPGVVMMPPAYVNVGAYVDEGTMIDSHALVGSCAQIGKRVHLSAAAQIGGVLEPVNASPVIIEDDVLVGGNTGVYEGTIVRSKAVLAAGTILTRGTPVYDLANNTVLRAAADTPLIIPSGAVVVPGSRAVQRGAGKDLGLSVYTPIIVKYRDEKTELSTALEDILR
- a CDS encoding ribonuclease J, whose translation is MASDKLQIIPLGGLGEFGMNCLALRFGDDIIVIDAGLMFPEEELLGVDIVVPDISYLVENRALVRGIVLTHGHEDHIGGLPWILSELNVPVHGTEFTLAYVEGKLDEHRLLDDAELIEMLPGRRFNLGVFTIMPIRVTHSLVDCVSLAIHTPAGIVLHTGDFKIDLSSPDGHPFDLQAFADLGKQNVLCLLQDSTNVDRPGFTPGERAVRPRLDDIFGATRKKLFFSCFSSSIHRIRIAMELADKHNRKVALIGRSIDNSSEIAQDLGYLDPPQGLLIHPGQIKEYPDHELCILISGTQGEPMSSLSRAAVDNHKFAKIDAGDTVILSSRIIPGNEKAIYRVIDHLERRDARVIHDDGTNGLIHVSGHGSQEELRMMINLVRPKFFVPIHGDYRHLKRHAELAAATGIPEKILLLEDGDVLELDRDGAEKTGKITTGRICIDNNSTADVVEDTVIRDRKQLGGDGLFLPIIAINKRTGQVEGMPEISTRGFAADDPELLRNARDIVARTLEQSSEEERRDYGVMKDKIRGDLKRFIQKNANRRPLIMPIILEL